The following coding sequences lie in one Pseudarthrobacter phenanthrenivorans Sphe3 genomic window:
- a CDS encoding NAD(P)/FAD-dependent oxidoreductase → MDRREQLFDVAIIGGGPAGLSAGVALARALRSVVVIDAGGQRNLKAEGVHGFLTREGMSPHALLEAGRRELAEFGGKAVTGYVNSGRREDGNFLLSLDDGSFRSARRLLITSGITDHLPDLPGVAERWGRDVLYCPYCHGWEIRNRNVGVLAADAHAVRQALTFRQWSPHVTLLLNGAIRLSPGEAEQLEARNVHVVEGKVRGLDIQHDRLAGVHFDDGSAVPLEVLVVSPATVSKADMLQAIGLEPDGLEEGPGSRLAADDSGQTSCPGVWAAGNATDVSAQVMTAAAAGLKAAEAINADLVLEDTRQAVERARAGTAPVPAP, encoded by the coding sequence ATGGACCGCCGGGAACAGCTGTTTGATGTGGCGATCATTGGGGGAGGGCCGGCGGGGTTGAGCGCGGGCGTCGCCCTGGCGAGGGCATTGCGCTCCGTGGTGGTGATCGACGCCGGAGGGCAACGGAACCTGAAGGCAGAAGGGGTGCACGGTTTCCTGACCCGTGAGGGCATGAGCCCCCACGCGCTCCTTGAGGCTGGCCGGCGGGAGCTGGCGGAGTTCGGCGGGAAGGCCGTCACAGGTTACGTGAACTCAGGACGGCGCGAGGACGGGAACTTCCTGCTTTCGCTCGATGACGGCTCATTCCGCTCCGCACGCCGGCTGCTCATCACTTCCGGGATCACCGACCACCTTCCAGACCTTCCCGGGGTGGCCGAACGCTGGGGCAGGGACGTGCTCTACTGTCCCTATTGCCACGGCTGGGAAATCAGGAACCGGAACGTGGGCGTCCTGGCGGCTGATGCCCACGCCGTCCGCCAGGCGCTGACCTTTCGCCAGTGGAGTCCCCACGTCACCCTGCTGCTCAACGGTGCCATAAGGCTCAGCCCCGGGGAAGCGGAGCAGCTGGAAGCCCGGAATGTCCATGTGGTTGAGGGCAAGGTACGGGGCCTGGACATTCAGCATGACCGGCTCGCGGGGGTGCATTTCGACGACGGAAGCGCAGTGCCGCTGGAGGTCCTGGTGGTCAGCCCGGCTACCGTCAGCAAGGCCGATATGCTCCAGGCCATCGGACTGGAGCCCGACGGCCTCGAGGAAGGGCCGGGCAGCCGACTGGCGGCTGATGACTCCGGGCAAACCTCATGCCCGGGCGTGTGGGCTGCGGGGAATGCCACGGACGTCTCAGCCCAGGTAATGACGGCGGCTGCAGCAGGACTGAAGGCCGCTGAGGCGATCAACGCCGACCTCGTGCTGGAGGACACCCGCCAGGCGGTGGAACGTGCAAGGGCCGGGACCGCTCCGGTCCCGGCCCCTTAG
- a CDS encoding pyridoxal phosphate-dependent decarboxylase family protein, whose product MPRFDELDVDEPCNTQEPSRQDPELGEPDGQDFGSRVELALGATNQLLNARNSPRYVAQVLQGVTAVATKLERTTRPFTGAGPSELKARVGAVDLETPLPDTAAALQELEEVYLRDAIYFHDAKYAAHLNCPVVIPALVGEAVLSAVNSSMDTWDQSAGATMIERRLIDWTAERLGLGSDSDGIFTSGGSQSNLQALLIARNHAVARLRQDPSRRSLRLPALLDTLRIFTSEDSHFSIQKSASMLGLGFDAVVTVPCTPDHRMDPSALAGALAQARALGLTPMAVVATAGTTDFGAVDPLAELAVPARTHGAWFHVDAAYGGGLMVSGRYRHLLDGTRLADSVTVDFHKTFFQPVSSSALLVSDRSMLRHITYYADYLNPESAALAEIPNQVDKSIQTTRRFDALKLWLTLRIMGPDAIGALFDEAIDLAARVGSLLARDDDFELAAPPQLSTLVFRYRPRLDNGERLSEDAADALNPAIRAAVFASGEAVVAGTKVAGRHYLKFTLLNAEATLEDIAGIISLLRRTGAGLVESGAAA is encoded by the coding sequence ATGCCCCGTTTTGACGAGCTGGATGTGGATGAACCGTGCAACACGCAGGAGCCCAGCCGCCAGGATCCCGAACTCGGCGAACCGGACGGCCAGGACTTTGGCTCCCGGGTGGAACTCGCACTGGGTGCGACGAACCAGCTCCTCAATGCCCGGAACTCGCCCCGCTATGTAGCGCAGGTGCTGCAGGGCGTCACTGCTGTGGCCACCAAGCTGGAGCGGACCACCCGCCCCTTCACCGGCGCCGGGCCTTCCGAACTGAAGGCCCGCGTGGGCGCCGTTGACCTCGAAACACCCCTGCCGGACACCGCCGCCGCGCTCCAGGAGCTCGAGGAGGTCTATCTGCGGGACGCCATCTACTTCCACGATGCCAAGTACGCCGCACACCTCAACTGCCCCGTGGTGATTCCGGCGCTGGTTGGGGAAGCGGTCCTCTCTGCGGTGAACTCGTCGATGGACACCTGGGACCAGAGCGCAGGCGCCACCATGATTGAACGACGGCTCATTGACTGGACGGCAGAACGCCTCGGCCTCGGCAGCGACTCCGACGGCATCTTCACGTCCGGCGGGAGCCAGTCAAACCTCCAGGCGCTGCTGATCGCCCGCAACCACGCGGTGGCCCGGCTCCGCCAGGATCCGTCCCGCAGAAGCCTCCGTCTTCCGGCGCTGCTGGACACCCTTCGAATCTTCACCTCGGAAGACAGCCACTTCAGCATCCAAAAATCGGCTTCGATGCTTGGCCTGGGATTCGACGCCGTCGTCACCGTCCCGTGCACGCCGGACCACCGCATGGATCCTTCCGCCCTGGCCGGCGCCCTGGCCCAAGCACGCGCCCTGGGCCTGACCCCCATGGCGGTGGTGGCCACCGCAGGCACCACCGACTTCGGCGCGGTGGACCCGCTTGCCGAGCTCGCCGTCCCGGCACGCACCCATGGGGCCTGGTTCCATGTGGATGCAGCCTACGGCGGCGGGCTGATGGTGTCCGGCCGCTACCGCCACCTCCTGGACGGAACCCGGCTCGCCGACTCGGTTACCGTGGACTTCCACAAGACCTTCTTCCAGCCGGTCAGTTCCAGCGCCCTCCTGGTCAGTGACAGGAGCATGCTGCGCCACATCACCTACTACGCGGACTACCTCAATCCCGAGAGCGCGGCACTGGCCGAGATCCCCAACCAGGTGGACAAGAGCATCCAGACCACCCGCCGGTTCGACGCCCTGAAGCTCTGGCTCACCCTCCGGATCATGGGCCCGGACGCTATCGGCGCCCTGTTCGACGAAGCAATTGACCTGGCCGCCCGCGTGGGCTCGCTCCTCGCCCGCGACGACGACTTCGAACTCGCCGCGCCGCCGCAGCTCAGCACTCTCGTGTTCCGGTACCGGCCCCGGCTGGACAATGGCGAGCGGCTCAGCGAGGACGCCGCAGACGCCCTCAATCCCGCCATCCGCGCCGCCGTCTTCGCCTCCGGCGAGGCCGTAGTGGCCGGAACCAAGGTGGCAGGCCGCCACTACCTCAAGTTCACCCTGCTCAACGCCGAGGCCACCCTCGAGGACATCGCCGGGATCATCAGCCTCCTCCGCCGCACCGGTGCCGGACTGGTGGAAAGCGGGGCGGCGGCATGA
- a CDS encoding lysine N(6)-hydroxylase/L-ornithine N(5)-oxygenase family protein — protein sequence MSTSTPGKVHDFAAIGVGPFNLGLAALAEPVAGLDGVFLDQRGSFDWHPGMMLEPAHLQVPFMADLVTLADPTSRFSFLNFLKQTGRLYRFYIRENFYPLRAEYNQYCQWVAGQLPAARFGTAVLETAYKDGVYRLSLSGPEGPEVLLARRLVLGTGTSPYIPEAAAGIVAASAAGSGGVVLHNAEYLARKAELQQQRSITILGSGQSAAEIYYELLQEADAHGYRLNWVTRSGRFFPLEYTKLTLEMTSPEYVDYFHALPQQQRDHLNKTQKNLYKGINSELIDAIYDLLYAKSISGLVDTQLLTHSTLTAAAWNAEAGTHTLHLAHGEQGSNYTLDSEAVVLATGYAYQEPDFLAGIQDRIARDSAGRFAVDRDYSTGVEPGEIFVQNAELHTHGFATPDLGMGAYRNSRILRAILGREVYQVERSIAFQQFGAPGYGQQPGKAGCRGEQADAVAGVPA from the coding sequence ATGAGCACCTCCACCCCGGGCAAGGTCCACGACTTCGCCGCCATCGGCGTCGGCCCCTTCAACCTGGGCCTCGCAGCGCTCGCCGAGCCCGTGGCAGGGCTGGACGGCGTCTTCCTCGACCAGCGCGGGTCCTTCGACTGGCACCCGGGGATGATGCTGGAGCCCGCCCACCTGCAGGTACCCTTCATGGCGGACCTCGTCACGCTGGCCGACCCCACGTCGCGCTTTTCTTTCCTGAACTTCCTCAAGCAGACCGGCAGGCTCTACCGCTTCTACATCCGGGAGAACTTCTACCCCCTCCGTGCCGAGTACAACCAGTACTGCCAGTGGGTGGCCGGGCAGCTGCCCGCCGCTCGTTTTGGCACAGCTGTGCTGGAAACTGCATACAAGGACGGCGTGTACCGGCTTTCCCTCTCGGGTCCGGAGGGCCCTGAGGTACTGCTGGCGCGGCGGCTGGTGCTGGGCACCGGCACCTCCCCCTATATTCCGGAGGCTGCGGCAGGTATCGTCGCGGCCTCAGCCGCCGGGAGCGGGGGAGTGGTCCTGCACAACGCCGAGTACCTGGCCCGGAAGGCGGAACTGCAGCAGCAACGCAGCATCACCATCCTCGGCAGCGGCCAGAGCGCCGCGGAGATCTACTACGAGCTGCTCCAGGAAGCGGATGCCCACGGCTACCGGCTGAACTGGGTCACCCGCTCCGGCCGGTTCTTCCCGCTGGAGTACACCAAGCTGACCCTGGAAATGACCTCGCCAGAATACGTCGACTACTTCCACGCCCTCCCGCAGCAGCAGCGAGACCACCTCAACAAAACACAGAAGAACCTCTACAAGGGCATCAACTCCGAACTGATCGACGCCATCTACGACCTCCTCTATGCCAAGAGCATCTCCGGCCTGGTGGACACCCAACTGCTGACCCACTCGACCCTGACCGCGGCTGCATGGAATGCCGAGGCTGGAACCCATACCCTGCACCTGGCGCACGGCGAGCAGGGATCCAACTACACCCTGGACAGCGAGGCCGTGGTGCTCGCCACCGGCTACGCCTACCAGGAGCCGGACTTCCTGGCAGGCATCCAGGACCGCATCGCCCGGGACAGTGCAGGCAGGTTCGCCGTGGACCGGGACTACAGCACAGGCGTGGAACCTGGGGAAATCTTCGTCCAGAACGCGGAGCTGCACACGCACGGCTTCGCCACCCCGGACCTGGGCATGGGCGCCTACCGCAACTCCCGCATCCTGCGGGCAATCCTGGGGCGCGAGGTGTACCAGGTGGAGCGGAGCATCGCGTTCCAGCAGTTCGGGGCCCCCGGCTATGGACAGCAGCCCGGGAAAGCCGGCTGCCGTGGAGAGCAGGCCGATGCCGTGGCAGGGGTGCCGGCATGA
- a CDS encoding GNAT family N-acetyltransferase: MRFTFRCLDARADAPLLHSWVTQPYASFWGMLSATVPDVVAEYARIQASSHHHALLGLDGGVPAFLMEEYLPASSPLGAVYPVLPGDLGMHLLVAPPRDTPEPGYTTAVMDAVLERLFAKPGVDRIVVEPDVRNTKIHALNERLGFQPAGVVALPDKEALLSFCTRTGYAAARAALHFTGLESASLESTRTPAPHGASL, from the coding sequence ATGAGGTTCACCTTCCGCTGCCTGGACGCCCGGGCCGACGCCCCGCTCCTCCACAGCTGGGTGACGCAACCCTACGCCTCGTTCTGGGGCATGCTGTCCGCCACCGTGCCTGACGTGGTGGCTGAATACGCAAGGATCCAGGCCAGCAGCCATCATCACGCCCTGCTGGGGCTCGACGGCGGCGTCCCCGCCTTCCTGATGGAGGAGTACCTGCCGGCGTCCTCGCCGCTGGGCGCGGTGTACCCGGTCCTCCCCGGAGACCTGGGAATGCACCTGCTGGTGGCGCCGCCGCGGGACACTCCCGAACCCGGCTACACCACGGCGGTGATGGACGCCGTCCTGGAGCGGCTGTTCGCCAAGCCCGGCGTGGACCGGATCGTGGTGGAACCCGACGTGCGGAACACGAAGATCCACGCCCTGAATGAACGGCTGGGCTTCCAGCCTGCCGGGGTGGTGGCGCTTCCGGACAAGGAGGCGCTCCTGAGTTTCTGCACCCGCACCGGCTACGCTGCCGCCCGCGCAGCACTGCACTTCACCGGCCTCGAATCCGCCAGCCTCGAATCCACCAGAACCCCCGCACCACATGGAGCCTCACTGTGA
- a CDS encoding IucA/IucC family protein, which produces MTIQFDPALSVPTAPAPYLTRDRWDNANRHLLRKALAEFSHERILAPEPVAAPEPVDLPELPASGHASYRLRSSDGVLEYRFNAKVLELDHWSIDAASIQCFRDGSGVPLDVLEFITAFHETLGINLQMLPVYLEEVSSTLASHAYKQWAGHPSSAELAAGITGGLDPAVDFQAIERSMTEGHPCFVANNGRLGFGISDYHAFAPESAAPVQLEWIAVHRSHAVFTATHGLDYRAHLNTELGPLLDDFEARLQLRGLIPEQYFLMPVHPWQWENKLTVTFAAEIAGQRIVHLGTGMDSYQAQQSIRTFFNTSAPARHYVKTAMSVLNMGFMRGLSPDYMKATPAINDWLRKLIESDAALQRRGFAMIGERAAIGYHNSYYEAASAKGSPYRKMLSALWRESPLPLLQDGQQLATMASLLHVDAAGKPMVSAFIERSGLAPAEWLRRYLEAYLVPLVHCLFRYELAFMPHGENVILVLEDGVPVRAIMKDIAEEIVVMGDKVSLPEEVLRIKVDIPDGEKPLAVFTDIFDCIFRFLAALLDEDGKLSQEAFWRTVAGAIKDYQAQHPDLAAQFTRHDLFAEDFDLSCLNRLQLRNNQQMLDLADPSGGLQMAGRLANPLARFAGR; this is translated from the coding sequence GTGACCATCCAGTTCGATCCTGCCCTGTCCGTCCCCACTGCCCCCGCCCCGTACCTCACCCGTGACCGGTGGGACAACGCAAACCGGCACCTGCTCCGGAAGGCGCTCGCCGAGTTCTCCCACGAACGGATACTCGCCCCCGAACCCGTGGCTGCCCCGGAGCCCGTGGACCTTCCGGAACTGCCCGCTTCCGGACACGCCTCCTACCGGCTCCGCAGCAGCGACGGCGTCCTCGAATACCGCTTCAACGCCAAAGTCCTGGAACTGGACCACTGGTCCATCGACGCTGCCTCCATCCAGTGCTTCAGGGACGGTTCAGGCGTCCCGTTGGACGTGCTCGAGTTCATCACGGCGTTCCACGAGACCCTGGGGATCAACCTCCAGATGCTCCCCGTCTACCTCGAAGAGGTCAGCAGCACCCTGGCCAGCCATGCGTACAAGCAGTGGGCGGGGCATCCTTCATCAGCGGAACTTGCGGCCGGAATTACCGGCGGACTGGACCCGGCCGTTGACTTCCAGGCCATCGAACGGAGCATGACCGAAGGCCACCCCTGCTTCGTGGCCAACAACGGGCGCCTGGGCTTCGGCATCAGCGACTACCACGCCTTCGCCCCCGAAAGCGCTGCCCCCGTGCAACTGGAATGGATCGCCGTGCACCGCAGCCACGCCGTCTTCACTGCCACCCACGGCCTGGACTACCGGGCGCACCTGAACACCGAACTTGGGCCGTTGCTGGATGATTTCGAAGCCCGGCTGCAGCTGCGGGGCCTCATCCCGGAACAGTACTTCCTGATGCCCGTGCACCCCTGGCAGTGGGAGAACAAGCTCACGGTCACGTTCGCGGCCGAAATCGCCGGGCAGCGAATCGTGCACCTGGGCACGGGGATGGACAGCTACCAGGCGCAGCAGTCCATCCGGACCTTCTTCAACACCAGCGCGCCGGCCCGGCACTACGTCAAGACCGCCATGTCCGTGCTGAACATGGGCTTCATGCGGGGACTGTCGCCGGACTACATGAAAGCCACCCCCGCCATTAATGACTGGCTGCGGAAGCTGATCGAATCCGACGCCGCACTCCAGCGCCGCGGCTTCGCCATGATCGGTGAACGTGCCGCAATCGGCTACCACAACAGCTACTACGAGGCCGCCTCCGCCAAGGGCTCGCCCTACCGGAAGATGCTCTCGGCCCTGTGGCGCGAAAGCCCGCTGCCACTGCTGCAGGATGGGCAGCAGCTGGCCACCATGGCGTCGCTCCTGCACGTGGATGCCGCCGGTAAGCCCATGGTTTCCGCCTTCATCGAGCGGTCCGGACTGGCCCCGGCGGAGTGGCTGCGGCGGTACCTCGAGGCCTACCTGGTTCCGCTGGTGCACTGCCTGTTCCGGTACGAGCTGGCGTTCATGCCGCACGGCGAGAACGTGATCCTCGTCCTTGAGGACGGGGTCCCTGTCCGGGCCATCATGAAGGACATTGCCGAGGAAATCGTGGTGATGGGGGACAAGGTCAGCCTTCCGGAAGAGGTCCTACGCATCAAGGTGGACATTCCGGACGGGGAGAAGCCGCTGGCCGTCTTCACGGACATCTTCGACTGCATCTTCCGCTTCCTGGCCGCACTGCTGGATGAGGACGGCAAACTCAGCCAGGAGGCGTTCTGGCGCACCGTCGCCGGCGCCATCAAGGACTACCAGGCCCAGCACCCGGACCTCGCGGCGCAGTTCACCCGCCACGACCTGTTCGCCGAGGATTTTGACCTGTCCTGCCTGAACCGGCTCCAGCTGCGCAACAACCAGCAGATGCTGGACCTGGCGGACCCCTCCGGCGGGCTGCAGATGGCCGGGCGGCTGGCGAATCCGCTGGCACGGTTTGCAGGAAGGTAG
- a CDS encoding SDR family NAD(P)-dependent oxidoreductase encodes MTADISGTTALITGASAGLGSEFARQLAAAGCNLVLVARNRARLEDNAAALERRYGITAEVLPADLTEDAGVAAVVGRLSDPQRPVGILVNNAGIGLLHNFEDNHISEEKKHLKLHGETAMELTHAALKGMLERGSGRIINVASIAAFLPRGTYSAAKAWLVSFSRWANLAYGKQGVKVTAVCPGFTHTEFHDRMGMDKSVAPSWAWLHAERVVREGLADNERGKPVSIPSKRYKVVAAVARVAPARLVAGPPRKPTQGR; translated from the coding sequence ATGACTGCCGATATCTCCGGAACAACAGCCCTCATCACCGGGGCCAGCGCAGGCCTCGGGTCCGAGTTCGCCCGCCAGCTCGCCGCCGCCGGCTGCAACCTGGTCCTGGTGGCACGGAACCGCGCCCGCCTCGAGGACAATGCGGCGGCGCTGGAACGGCGATACGGGATCACGGCTGAAGTACTCCCGGCTGACCTGACGGAGGACGCAGGCGTGGCCGCCGTCGTCGGACGCCTGTCCGATCCGCAACGGCCGGTGGGGATCCTCGTCAACAATGCCGGAATCGGGCTGCTGCACAATTTCGAGGACAACCACATCTCGGAGGAGAAAAAGCACCTGAAGCTGCACGGGGAAACTGCCATGGAGCTGACCCATGCGGCCTTGAAAGGGATGCTGGAGCGCGGCAGCGGCAGGATCATCAATGTGGCCAGCATCGCGGCGTTCCTGCCCCGCGGCACCTACTCCGCGGCCAAAGCCTGGCTGGTGAGTTTCAGCCGCTGGGCTAACCTGGCGTACGGGAAGCAGGGCGTCAAGGTCACGGCCGTATGCCCGGGGTTTACCCACACGGAATTCCACGACCGGATGGGCATGGACAAGTCGGTGGCGCCGTCGTGGGCTTGGCTGCACGCGGAGCGGGTGGTGCGGGAGGGCCTGGCGGACAATGAGCGGGGCAAGCCGGTGTCCATCCCGTCCAAGCGGTACAAGGTGGTGGCCGCTGTTGCGAGGGTGGCCCCGGCACGGCTAGTGGCGGGACCGCCCCGGAAACCGACGCAAGGAAGATAG
- a CDS encoding FUSC family protein, which yields MERILLQVRALHRLEPANNDHLAAMRVALSVAVPSLLLLAAGRTDLIIYAVFGALTGMYGRSEPHQLRLRHQSQAAVVLLGGVAVGVFLSVNHLHSWWLVGMEAVLAAVGSVFADRVRLRPNGPFFGILALGACASVPTVVPWHAAMLIAAGSAAFSMLVGFGGWIRSRSWQRGASRGLPATLGAGGREQLVHAVRYMAAVGAAGGIGVLSGSGHPHWAMAAAAVPLAGADLPSSVRRGIHRIVGTFVGLVVTAAVILPVPWSLAGLFPGRQAVVLALLVIVFQFTTELFMTRHYGLAMVSFTPVILLMTQLAHPSDPGVLILERAVETLVGALVGILVVVAVRRAGTRSTAALLGVGPLLTLSSLRRFPGRSRH from the coding sequence ATGGAACGCATCCTCCTGCAGGTCCGCGCGCTGCACCGGCTGGAGCCGGCCAACAACGACCACCTCGCTGCAATGCGGGTGGCCCTCAGCGTTGCGGTTCCGTCGCTGCTCCTCCTGGCAGCGGGCCGCACCGATCTCATCATCTACGCCGTATTCGGCGCGCTCACGGGAATGTACGGGCGGTCGGAGCCGCACCAGCTGAGGCTCCGGCACCAGTCCCAGGCCGCCGTCGTCCTGCTCGGGGGCGTGGCCGTCGGCGTCTTCCTCTCCGTCAACCACCTCCACTCGTGGTGGCTGGTGGGTATGGAAGCGGTCCTCGCGGCTGTGGGATCAGTCTTTGCCGACCGCGTGCGGCTCAGGCCCAACGGGCCGTTCTTTGGAATCCTGGCACTGGGCGCCTGTGCCTCCGTTCCTACCGTGGTGCCGTGGCACGCTGCCATGCTCATCGCGGCCGGGTCCGCCGCGTTCTCCATGCTGGTGGGATTCGGGGGCTGGATCCGCAGCAGGTCCTGGCAGCGCGGCGCCTCGCGGGGGCTTCCTGCCACGCTTGGCGCCGGCGGGCGGGAACAACTGGTCCACGCGGTCCGCTACATGGCGGCCGTAGGTGCCGCGGGCGGCATCGGGGTCCTCAGCGGAAGCGGCCACCCGCACTGGGCCATGGCCGCCGCCGCGGTGCCCCTTGCCGGCGCTGACCTCCCCAGCAGCGTGCGCCGTGGAATCCATCGCATTGTGGGTACTTTCGTGGGCCTGGTGGTGACCGCTGCCGTTATCCTTCCGGTTCCATGGTCCCTGGCGGGGTTGTTCCCTGGAAGGCAGGCTGTGGTGCTGGCGCTCCTGGTGATCGTATTCCAGTTCACCACCGAACTGTTCATGACCCGCCACTACGGCCTGGCCATGGTGTCCTTTACCCCGGTAATCCTGTTAATGACCCAGCTCGCGCACCCCAGCGACCCCGGAGTACTGATCCTGGAGCGCGCCGTGGAGACCCTGGTGGGTGCGCTGGTGGGGATCCTCGTGGTGGTGGCGGTCCGCAGGGCGGGAACCCGCTCCACCGCAGCACTGCTTGGCGTGGGCCCGCTGCTGACGCTATCTTCCTTGCGTCGGTTTCCGGGGCGGTCCCGCCACTAG
- a CDS encoding MFS transporter, with protein sequence MPTDRSVTDSSTGVNTASGTNPATPPGAPAPALGKGQRKPNILKRRRLKESDVNVVDQPMLKKALGGTIVGNTMEWYDVGVFGYLITTMGPVFLPESDPTTQTLFLLGTFAATFIARPLGGVIFGWLGDKMGRQKVLAATLMLMAASTFAIGLLPGYAQIGLWAAGLLVLLKIIQGFSTGGEYAGATTFVSEYSPDKRRGFFASFLDLGSYMGFAIGAALVSALQLTLGQETMEEWGWRIPFLIAGPLGLIAVYFRSKIEESPQFQATLDAQEDLAKNAAASDQATAKGPVGIVKAYWRSIIVAMVLVAAANTAGYALTSYMPTYLTESKGYDPVHGTLLTIPVLVVMSLCIPLTGKLSDKIGRRPVLWIGAVSTVVLAIPAFMLIGVGEIWSTLAGLALIAFPVTFYVANLASALPAQFPTSSRYGAMGIAYNFSVAIFGGTTPFIVAALIGATGNDMMPAYYLMATSLVGAVAIYFLKESAQRPLPGSMPSVDTQAEARELVATQDENPLLNLDELPFDEQDITDSRDADKVPAGA encoded by the coding sequence ATGCCCACAGACCGAAGCGTGACCGACTCTTCCACAGGCGTTAACACCGCCTCCGGAACCAACCCAGCTACACCACCAGGCGCACCGGCGCCGGCCCTTGGCAAGGGCCAGCGGAAGCCGAATATCCTTAAGCGCCGCCGGCTCAAGGAGTCGGATGTCAACGTTGTTGACCAGCCCATGCTGAAGAAGGCCCTCGGCGGAACAATCGTGGGCAACACCATGGAATGGTATGACGTGGGCGTCTTCGGCTACCTCATCACCACCATGGGTCCTGTGTTCCTGCCGGAATCCGACCCCACTACCCAGACCCTGTTCCTGCTGGGTACCTTCGCCGCCACATTCATCGCCCGCCCCCTGGGCGGCGTGATCTTCGGCTGGCTGGGTGACAAGATGGGCCGGCAGAAGGTCCTTGCCGCCACGCTGATGCTGATGGCCGCAAGCACGTTCGCCATCGGCCTCCTGCCCGGATACGCGCAGATCGGACTATGGGCCGCCGGGCTCCTGGTGCTCCTTAAGATCATCCAGGGCTTCTCCACCGGCGGTGAGTACGCCGGCGCCACAACATTCGTCAGCGAGTACTCTCCCGACAAACGCCGCGGCTTCTTTGCCAGCTTCCTGGACCTGGGCAGCTACATGGGCTTCGCCATCGGCGCCGCCCTGGTCTCGGCCCTGCAGCTGACGCTTGGCCAGGAAACCATGGAGGAATGGGGCTGGCGGATTCCCTTCCTGATCGCCGGTCCGCTGGGCCTGATCGCCGTTTACTTCCGGAGCAAGATCGAGGAATCCCCGCAGTTCCAGGCCACCCTGGATGCCCAGGAGGACCTTGCGAAGAATGCTGCCGCTTCTGACCAGGCAACGGCCAAGGGGCCGGTGGGAATCGTCAAGGCCTACTGGCGCTCCATCATTGTTGCCATGGTCCTGGTGGCCGCAGCCAACACGGCCGGCTATGCACTCACCTCGTACATGCCTACCTACCTCACCGAGTCCAAGGGCTACGATCCGGTCCATGGCACCCTGCTGACCATTCCCGTCCTGGTGGTCATGAGCCTTTGCATCCCACTGACGGGGAAGCTGTCCGACAAGATCGGCCGCAGGCCCGTCCTGTGGATCGGGGCAGTCAGCACGGTGGTCCTGGCTATTCCGGCCTTCATGCTGATCGGCGTCGGTGAGATCTGGTCCACGCTTGCCGGCCTGGCGCTGATTGCGTTCCCCGTGACCTTCTACGTTGCCAACCTGGCCTCGGCCCTCCCGGCGCAGTTCCCCACCTCCAGCCGGTACGGAGCCATGGGCATCGCGTACAACTTCTCGGTGGCGATCTTTGGCGGCACCACGCCGTTCATCGTCGCAGCCCTCATCGGCGCCACGGGGAACGACATGATGCCCGCGTACTACCTGATGGCAACCTCGCTGGTGGGTGCTGTGGCAATTTACTTCCTGAAGGAGTCGGCCCAGCGTCCGCTGCCTGGATCCATGCCCAGCGTGGACACCCAGGCCGAGGCCCGCGAACTTGTTGCCACGCAGGATGAGAACCCGCTGCTCAACCTGGACGAACTCCCGTTCGACGAACAGGACATCACCGATTCACGCGACGCCGACAAGGTCCCTGCCGGCGCCTAG